TATCTAGGATAAGTAAGCATTTTCAACGAATGTAAGTCTAATAAAAGGCCACTTTCTTAATAGGAGTTAATGTAACTAGTGTATGTCCTGATACAAGATATGAGTAACGTAAAATGACAGATGGCTAACGTTAACGTTTTAGGATAAAATTTGGTGCGATATTATTCGATATAAGATAACGAAgtgataaaataaataagcATATATATAGccaataatacaaatgcTGAATTCCAATGAGAAAGATCCAATAGACTCAACTTCATTTCGGAGTATCCTAAGTGGAGTGAAGCGAATGAGGGATCAGTataatgttgatgaaaatgagaGTATACGAACGGAAGTACAACCTCAAGCAGATGATATAATAAACGACGAAACTGGCAAAACCAAGCAAAGCAAAAGTGAAGAAACTCATTCTACAAGAGCTAATatccaaatttcaaatagtaATGAAGTTCAAcgaaataataatggattAAATACCACCATTAAAACCAATGCCTCTAGCAATCCTCCTAATACTACCAGGAGCAATACTAAAATAAATGCAAGAGGAAGTAATGTACAAACATATTCTTCGGTTCAAGTATCACAGTCACAGAAGGGGAACCCACTTTTGACCAACTCTTTGATGAAAAGTATACCTTGGTCATATAACGGATCAATTCTTTCGGATTATTACATTAATCCAACATTACAAATACTATTCctttcattaaaatatcataaGTTACACCCCGAGTATATATGGcaaagattgaagaagttgaacAAGGGATCTACGATAGTAGATACTTCCAATGACAGGGTACTcagattattattagtagTTGTCGATATCGATGCTcatcaagaaattttacGTAAATTACTGAATTTTTGTATTAAACAAGACCTCTCACTAGTATTGGCATGGTCATTTGAGGAAGCTGGAAATTATATTGGTTTCTGTAAACAGTATGAATTGTCATCATCTAAGGTAAAGTCTGCAATTAAGGGTACTAAGAGCTTAGAGTATCAAGCATGTGTAATTGACACACTCACAGGAATAAGATCAATAAACAAAACTGATTCTGTTAAGTTATTAGCGAACTGTGGATCAGTAAAGAACATTGTTTTACAAAGTTGCAAAAGCAACGAGGATGGAGGTTTGAATAACATCCAAGGTTTGggatcaagaaaattacTGAACATGAGATCTGTATTTCTGGAaccatttatttataataaagaatacGACTAACGATATTagtaaataataatcaattgattaatttaaaaCTATATATAACGTATATAGCCAATAATTGActttaaatgaaatacaATTAGCCTTTTTGTAATATATCCAGGACTTGGTAGCTCATAAACCTGAgctaatattattttacaGTATATATCTCTTCATCTACGTAACAATTATAGGAAGTATTAATCCAGCTTAT
The nucleotide sequence above comes from Debaryomyces hansenii CBS767 chromosome A complete sequence. Encoded proteins:
- a CDS encoding DEHA2D02134p (weakly similar to uniprot|P06838 Saccharomyces cerevisiae YML095C RAD10 Single-stranded DNA endonuclease), producing MSNSNEKDPIDSTSFRSILSGVKRMRDQYNVDENESIRTEVQPQADDIINDETGKTKQSKSEETHSTRANIQISNSNEVQRNNNGLNTTIKTNASSNPPNTTRSNTKINARGSNVQTYSSVQVSQSQKGNPLLTNSLMKSIPWSYNGSILSDYYINPTLQILFLSLKYHKLHPEYIWQRLKKLNKGSTIVDTSNDRVLRLLLVVVDIDAHQEILRKLSNFCIKQDLSLVLAWSFEEAGNYIGFCKQYELSSSKVKSAIKGTKSLEYQACVIDTLTGIRSINKTDSVKLLANCGSVKNIVLQSCKSNEDGGLNNIQGLGSRKLSNMRSVFSEPFIYNKEYD